One Terriglobales bacterium genomic window, GAGATTGAATGCGCCGACGCCATCGCCGAGGTCGAGAACCCGGCCTGTGGCGACATCATGCGCCTGAGCCTGAAGCTTGACGGCGGCCGCATCGCCCAAGCCCGGTTTCTGACCAAAGGTTGCGTCCCATCCATCGCCTGCGGCTCCGCACTCACCGAGTTACTCCAGGGAAAATCCGCGGCCGAGGCCCGCGCCCTGCGCCGCGTGGACTTGGTAGCGGCCGTCGGCGGCCTGGCGCCGGAGTCGCAGCACGCCAGCCATCTGGCCATGGATGCGCTGGCCGCTGCTTTGAATCAGTTGAAAGGGAACTAAGCCCGGATGCTCAGGCCGTGGTCAGCCGCTGGTAATCTTCCGGGGTGTCCACGTTCACGG contains:
- a CDS encoding iron-sulfur cluster assembly scaffold protein; translation: MATYSPQLLDHFEHPRNVGEIECADAIAEVENPACGDIMRLSLKLDGGRIAQARFLTKGCVPSIACGSALTELLQGKSAAEARALRRVDLVAAVGGLAPESQHASHLAMDALAAALNQLKGN